In a single window of the Arachis hypogaea cultivar Tifrunner chromosome 6, arahy.Tifrunner.gnm2.J5K5, whole genome shotgun sequence genome:
- the LOC112757832 gene encoding inositol transporter 4-like — MEGGPEAASKQEFTEFWKRATSSPYIMRLALSAGIGGLLFGYDTGVISGALLYIREDFVEVDKKLWLQEVIVSMAVAGAIIGAALGGWMNDRLGRKTSILGADIVFFLGAIVMAIAPAPWVLIVGRILVGFGVGIASMTSPLYISEASPAAIRGALVCINGLLITFGQFLSYLINLAFTKTPGTWRWMLGVAGLPAVVQFVLMLTLPESPRWLYNQGKENESRKILEKIYKADEIEGEIKVMREAVEQEKQVEGLIGQTLGEKMKAAFSNVAVRRGLYAGVTAQVAQQFVGINTVMYYSPTIVQFAGIASKSTALALSLVTSGLNAIGSILSMLCIDKYGRRKLMLLSLIAIIICLLTLTGVFYQAATTAPPIDNVDTLSFGANATCQAYLDAPNVSSWNCMKCLKAECAFCASTGGNHLPGACLAETKEVRVVCGEQKRVWFSDGCPSKIGVLAVIVLGLYILAYSPGMGSVPWVLNSEIYPLRFRGICGGIAAVSNWCANLIVSLTFLSLIHALGAAGTFLLFAGFSTIGLVAIYLLVPETKGLQFEEVEKLLQKGFNPCDCTNPKTDEEKASTGK, encoded by the exons ATGGAAGGAGGGCCGGAGGCAGCGAGTAAGCAAGAGTTCACGGAATTCTGGAAAAGAGCAACCAGTTCGCCCTATATCATGCGCCTTGCTCTATCGGCTGGAATTGGAGGTCTCCTCTTCGGCTACGACACCGGTGTTATCTCAGGAGCCTTGCTTTACATTCGCGAGGACTTTGTAGAAGTTGATAAGAAATTATGGTTGCAGGAAGTCATTGTAAGTATGGCTGTAGCGGGAGCCATCATTGGTGCTGCACTTGGTGGATGGATGAACGACAGGCTCGGCCGTAAGACCTCTATCTTGGGGGCTGATATTGTTTTCTTTCTTGGTGCAATAGTCATGGCTATTGCCCCTGCTCCTTGGGTCCTCATTGTTGGAAGaattttggttggttttggagTTGGCATAGCTTCCATGACTTCTCCGCTCTATATCTCAGAAGCATCCCCAGCTGCCATTAGAGGAGCTCTCGTTTGTATCAATGGTCTCCTTATCACCTTTGGCCAATTCCTCTCCTACCTTATCAACCTCGCATTCACCAAG ACTCCTGGAACGTGGCGTTGGATGCTTGGAGTGGCTGGACTTCCGGCGGTGGTTCAATTCGTTTTGATGCTGACCCTGCCTGAGTCACCGAGGTGGTTGTACAACCAGGGGAAAGAAAACGAGTCAAGAAAAATCCTGGAAAAGATTTACAAAGCAGACGAGATTGAAGGGGAGATAAAAGTGATGAGAGAAGCGgtagaacaagagaagcaagtgGAAGGGTTGATCGGTCAAACTCTTGGAGAGAAAATGAAGGCTGCTTTCAGCAACGTTGCTGTTCGAAGAGGATTGTATGCAGGCGTGACTGCTCAAGTCGCTCAACAATTCGTTGGCATCAACACCGTTATGTATTACAGTCCAACCATTGTTCAGTTTGCCGGCATTGCATCAAAATCTACCGCACTTGCACTCTCCCTTGTCACTTCTGGTCTCAACGCCATTGGATCTATCCTtagcatgctttgcatcgataaATATGGAAGGAGAAAGCTCATGCTCCTATCCCTTATTGCAATCATCATTTGCCTCCTCACTCTGACTGGAGTTTTTTATCAGGCAGCTACCACCGCTCCGCCAATTGACAACGTTGACACCCTCAGTTTCGGTGCTAACGCTACATGCCAAGCTTATCTTGATGCCCCCAATGTCTCTTCCTGGAACTGCATGAAATGTTTGAAAGCTGAATGTGCCTTCTGTGCCAGCACTGGGGGCAAT CATCTTCCAGGAGCGTGCCTGGCGGAAACAAAGGAAGTCAGAGTGGTGTGCGGTGAGCAAAAGCGCGTGTGGTTTTCTGATGGATGCCCAAGCAAAATTGGAGTTCTTGCAGTTATAGTGTTGGGACTATATATCCTTGCGTATTCTCCTGGAATGGGATCAGTGCCTTGGGTTTTGAACTCAGAGATTTACCCATTGAGATTTAGGGGAATTTGTGGAGGCATAGCAGCAGTTTCAAACTGGTGTGCTAATCTCATAGTGAGTTTAACATTCTTGTCACTCATCCATGCACTTGGGGCTGCAGGAACATTCCTCCTCTTTGCTGGGTTTTCCACAATTGGACTAGTTGCCATCTATCTATTGGTACCAGAAACCAAAGGGCTTCAATTTGAAGAGGTTGAGAAGTTGCTTCAGAAAGGGTTCAACCCTTGCGATTGCACCAATCCAAAGACAGATGAAGAGAAAGCAAGTACTGGTAAATAA
- the LOC112757834 gene encoding uncharacterized protein, translating into MASSQTPSEMPPSQEQASSATPIPDLTTKRVYNNRGKTDPAWGHCKQIVEKTGKITMMCIYCDKPVRGGGINRFKYHLAGKGGDVEKCKKVPPAVAHQFGQSIEEFMNKKRKTQENYAESYGECDDVEREFDRMEEVEARQQQLQHSRTRLPPPAARKGKKTTGIETFFPSSTTPGAQPTIKSVLQSKEIVEKCDIAIAKWMVDAFVPFNAVNSAYYQPMIDAIANMGAGYKGPNFGRVRGYLLSKLVEDVKKMIEQYREIWKRTGCTIMADGWTDRCRRTLINFLVYCPKGTIFLKSVDASHASKTAELLFKLFKDVVNFVGPENVIHIVTDNAANYVAAERLLEAEFPKLYWSPCAAHCINLMLQDIGKLNEVSETVSHASKITKYIYNHCHPLYLMRKFTGGREILRPAPTRFATNFIALQSILAQKDALRAMVTSKEWTISAYSKEAKAKTFVDQVLDSKF; encoded by the coding sequence atgGCTTCATCTCAAACACCATCAGAAATGCCACCATCTCAAGAACAAGCATCATCAGCAACTCCTATCCCTGATCTTACCACTAAAAGAGTTTATAACAATAGAGGAAAGACTGATCCAGCTTGGGGTCATTGTAAACAAATTGTGGAAAAAACAGGGAAAATTACTATGATGTGCATATATTGTGACAAACCTGTTAGGGGAGGTGGGATTAATCGATTTAAGTATCACTTGGCTGGAAAAGGAGGAGATGTTGAGAAGTGCAAAAAGGTTCCACCTGCTGTTGCTCATCAATTTGGGCAAAGTATTGAAGAATTTATgaataagaaaaggaaaactcaagaaaattATGCAGAAAGTTATGGAGAATGTGATGATGTTGAAAGAGAATTTGATAGAATGGAAGAGGTTGAAGCACGACAGCAACAACTCCAACATTCAAGGACAAGGTTGCCACCACCCGCAGCTAGGAAAGGGAAAAAGACTACTGGAATAGAGACTTTTTTCCCATCTTCAACAACACCTGGAGCCCAACCAACGATAAAAAGTGTATTGCAAAGTAAAGAAATTGTAGAAAAATGTGACATTGCCATTGCAAAGTGGATGGTTGATGCTTTTGTGCCATTTAATGCAGTTAATTCAGCATATTACCAACCAATGATTGATGCTATTGCAAACATGGGTGCAGGATATAAAGGTCCAAACTTTGGTAGAGTTCGTGGGTATTTGTTGAGTAAGTTGGTGGAGGATGTGAAAAAGATGATTGAACAGTATCGTGAAATTTGGAAGCGAACTGGATGTACTATCATGGCTGATGGATGGACTGATCGTTGTAGGCGCACTTTAATTAACTTCTTGGTTTATTGTCCTAAAGGAACTATCTTCCTAAAGTCTGTTGATGCTTCTCATGCCTCCAAGACTGCTGAATTATTGTTTAAGCTTTTTAAGGATGTTGTCAACTTTGTCGGTCCTGAAAATGTTATTCATATAGTGACGGATAATGCTGCAAATTATGTTGCTGCTGAAAGGTTGTTGGAAGCTGAATTCCCTAAGTTGTATTGGTCTCCTTGTGCTGCGCATTGTATTAATTTGATGTTGCAAGATATTGGAAAGTTGAATGAAGTCAGTGAGACAGTTTCACATGCTTCAAAGAttactaaatacatatataatcatTGTCATCCATTGTATCTTATGAGGAAGTTTACCGGTGGACGAGAAATACTTCGTCCAGCTCCAACTCGCTTTGCTACCAATTTCATAGCTTTGCAGAGTATTCTGGCTCAAAAAGATGCATTAAGAGCTATGGTAACTTCTAAAGAATGGACAATCTCAGCCTACTCCAAAGAAGCTAAAGCTAAAACATTTGTGGATCAAGTTTTAGACTCTAAGTTTTAG